From one Lotus japonicus ecotype B-129 chromosome 3, LjGifu_v1.2 genomic stretch:
- the LOC130742998 gene encoding protein ROOT HAIR DEFECTIVE 3 homolog 2-like has protein sequence MTSFETQLVKALAEPVESLFEAGGKDTCLSIRKLLKRETEAVVSEFSTSIAGFELDEETIERMQQSLRDHGRKVVENKAREEAGKILIRMKDR, from the exons ATGACTAGCTTTGAG ACACAACTAGTCAAGGCATTGGCTGAGCCTGTTGAGTCCCTCTTTGAAGCAGGGGGAAAAGACACTTGTCTTTCTATCAGAAAACTTCTTAAACGTGAGACTGAAGCTGTTGTATCAGAATTTTCAACTTCCATTGCTGGTTTTGAGCTTGATGAAGAAACAATTGAAAGAATGCAACAAAGCCTAAGGGACCATGGAAGAAAAGTGGTGGAAAATAAAGCAAGAGAAGAAGCTGGAAAGATTCTTATTCGCATGAAGGATAGGTAA